In Channa argus isolate prfri chromosome 15, Channa argus male v1.0, whole genome shotgun sequence, the DNA window TCCTGGGAAACTGAAAAATTGCTCTGCTTCTTGTCAATTATATGTTCAGTTCTCAGCTACTGTATTTCTAAGTTTATTCTGAATGACTGAGCAGTAGTTTTGAAGTCAAACCTCCTGTACACTTACCTGCTGCCAGCGTGGTGTCGCCCAGCTGTAAGGTCAGCTCAGACAAAGCAGTGCCAGCTGCCTGTACGTAGCAGAACAAAGTAATTACTCATGTCGCTCTGAATGACTTGCATCAGTGGGTGCAGTCTTAATTTTTCGCTAGATTGGCAAATCTCCCGTATGCATATGGTCTAAAAATGTAGCTGTTGCATGAAATTTCAAAAACAATCAAGAATTCTGATGAAAAATCATCAATATCTTGTCATGGGCTGCTCCAGCATTTTGACAGCTGTAGAGGTTGATCTGCAGTTACTGATGTTGCTGATCGCTCCTTCAAATGAACCAGGAAGCCGACTCTACCAGCCACCAGCCAAAGTCTTCACCCACATTTATTAGTCTGTCAAAAAAATTAGTAGATGATGTGTACATTCACTGGCTGCCCTTCTCTCGGACATACCAGCCAATGACTCACATGCTGAGAAGATCCAGACAGCCCAGCAAAGGCTCTGGAGCCAAAACCCACAACCCTGCAACTAGAGACACACCTGAGGCCTGTAAGTGAGAGCAGTgctggagagagaagagagtgaCTGATGTCTTCCCATACTGTGTAAACACCGTGCAGTGTTTGACTCTGTAAATGTATATTCATGTTTTCAATGCCAGtcaatataaatgtgtttgcaaaGTGAGCTCCATTCAAATGTGTCAGACAACAAGACAACAAGAAGACCGTGCTCAGTCATCActcacatcaacacacacatacacacacacgcacatatccatgcacacatatatatgcacacacacacatgcatgcaatgGGGACACTTTatacaatatttttgtattcaACTTgcaattttgatgttttttaattttaattttgttccttggtacagtacataaaataaacaaaagcttGTTGATTTCTAAGCTGCTACTTTGCTGCTGCTTACAAAGCCTCACAACCTTTAGGCATGTGGGGTATTTTAAGCTtaatttcaaattgtttttaccTTCACGAATCACACATGCAGAatctatatattataatttaaatttcctTCTTGAgttttgaaaattatttgtGATCAGTTTACAAGATTATAGCTAACTCTGTTAGATGTTACATAACAAAATATCTCTGGAGGATTGCAGGATCATATGAAATGCTCcctgatgcatttaaaaaatattccagCCCTGCAGCATCCACTCAACCCACTTTAATGTCAGCACGGATCACTAAAACCGAGGGTGATGAAATTATGTTTAGATCATGTGATTTATATCTAAGTTGATGCATCTGAAGATATTACGTATTTTTGTGGAATAAGTGAGGGGTTAGAGAATAACCTATTGACTCATATAACGCCTTCCTCGTGATAAAATACTTCAAAGAGCACATCTATCCAAGCACATCAATTTTGTATCTCAACTTTTTCCAATAACTGACATTATTGTGCCTGCACTGAATGATTATGTTATTTCATatgatttcaaaaacatttgcatatatttaaaatagTATAAACAGGAATATGGATGAAGACTCATCTATTTTGAAGAGTTTTAAAATAGTGTTAAAATACCTTTACAGAACATACAGTACGATGATCAACTTCAGGGAccaattttttcttctttgcctGCCAAGCAATGCTGAGTGTAAAgcatttcttctatttttaGATGACGCATGTCCACATGTAAAGTGAAATTCTTTGATGACTCCACTGTTGCTCAGAAATAGTCTTTCTGAgttaccttttttaaattgagttttAACATTACTAAGTGTTACTTTAGTGATGAAAGTCATGttggaaaatatactggttatTAAAAGCAGGTCTTCGGTTTATCACAAAATACCACTAGAGGGCAAAGTTTCCTGACTGGAAACTATTGAAACTCTCATATGCTGTATAATTACTTTGTGTATTTGACTAAATTGTACTAAATCTGCACACATAttgttgtgtaaaacattttatgtaatgttaCAGATAATGTGTAAGTAATGTTGTTTTCACAATCAAATCAGAAATGGTTTCTGGCTTGCTGTAGCTAAAAGGTGTTGCACAGAGTTGGATGAGCTCAGAAAGGGGGTTAACCCGTCATCAAGGGAGGAAGAAGGTCACCAAACACACTTTCCCACCCAGCCCTtccagacatgcacacacacacacacacacacacatattgaaCTACTCTCCACACAACCGCAGAAAGTCATGTTAGCTGCATTTAAAGTCAAACAGAGGCCCACCCTGCCATATTGTGTGTGCCAGATGAGGGCGTGATACATGACTGCTGTCACTGCTTCCTTCACGACATCAGCAGTGTTACCCAAGATACAGTGTAACACTACCTGAGGTACAAAGCAGTGCCATCTGCTCTGCACCCAAAGGGAAAGgagtttttaatcaaaaactGACAAAGGTTGAAGGACACAGAATGGTCAGAATGATGCCACAACACTATTGATGTACCTTTGTTAACATGAGAGGAATACAAAAGGAGGCAGTATCTAAACTCTAGTCCTGATGGTTTTCATTTACCCAGAGATCCAGATGAGTAAAGAAAGAGTAAGAGCCAACAATACAAATGTAGGTTTATTTGtatgaattatttttatatcaaaataCATAGAGTACATGGTGTGAGAGCAGGCAGAGTATATTGtctcatacagtacagtaagtcccgacaaaggcagaaaaataacatagtttataaatacacattttatgcCAAATCTGAAAGCACTTACAATGGCTTTAGTGTCAATCAGAACTGAACAATACAGTTATTAGCAAGATTCAGGTGGAATATAACACCTTTACCTTTTTGTCATTGATCAGTGTTTGTCAGTATGTTGCacatacaaatgttttcttgtctGAACTGGATGGAGATGTTTGATAAACTTTGCTTCAGTTAGCTCATCATTGATTGTCATATATTGGGCAGCAGAGCCTGCAGAAGGATTTCTTACTGTTCAAAAATAGATAATACCAGGAAAAAGAGTGTACACATTCACTGTGTCCTAGTAGGATCCTAGTCATACAGTATATCAAGCATGGACATATGCTGATAACCATTTCAGACTGAGCTGAATAAACTGCAAATTGCCTATTTAGTGGCTCAAAGCAGAGTTAAGTTTGAGTGGCAGCAAAAAGAACCTGCAAGAGAAGAGTTAAGGAGCTTAGTAATAAAGATTACCTTGTCTGTTATCAGCATAACTGGTGTCTAAATTCATAAAGAATGTAATACAAATATGGTTTACGTTTGCAAGCCCCTGAGCTTTTGTCCACAGTACCCGGAATACTGGGTTCTCCAGTTAATTTAACCTATTTTCAATGTGCAAACTGAATGTGACTGGTATCACCGtgttcagatcttcagtctagtGATGggaaacaaaagtttttttcacAGCCTTTCatgtaaaagtcacaaaaagaGACAGTACAGAACAGAAATGTATAATCATCACAGCAAGTTCATGTTAGCACTGGGGGGGTTTGTCAATCAACAGCTGCAATAACTTTGATGCCACACAGTATGCCGCTAACTCTGAATTAGCATTTGTCTTCTGTTGATCATATTTCAAAATCCTCTGAGCTGTAATGGGCTGGTAAACTGGAAAATAGGCACAGCAGGAACCTGTGTTTAGATAAGCAGCCCTCAAATTAGGACAAAGGGGAGCGCAAAGGTCCAAAAAGTAATATTCTTGGTGACTGGGAGCAGAGTATTGATTTATTAGGAGTTGCCATCCCCATTCTTAGTCTTGAGCACCACAAGGCTAACCATGATGGGGATCAGGCAGATGGGAGTTACCACCAGGGCAAAGACAATGGCTGACGGTGGGTCACTTAGCTCCTCAGTGGGACAATCCTTGAAATACTCAGTATGAATGTTCACGAAGTTCTGTTCCACCAGAGGGTTGGGCCATGGAATCCGGAGACACTCAGAAAGCTCCTCTGTGCAAAGGCTGAAATTACTATATGAACTGCAGTGTGAGACATGGAGAGTGCAGAAAGGGATTCAGAATATTTAACAATCTCCTAAATGTTACAtctgcaacacaaaacacatactACTCACCCTCTCACATTGCTCCAAATGCACCAGTCAGTGCTGTTCAGGGATTTCATTGCACTCTTAAATGTATGGAGACACGTATAGTCCATCAGCTCGGAAAGGCAAGTCATTCGTGGCATTTGAAATTGTATACAGGTTTCACAAAAGAGTGTACATTTTTCAGTAAGGTTTTTACATTCTGTATGAATccaggagaaacaaaaagagaaaaaaagaaagcagacagAGACAAGCAGAATGAAAgtttaagaaacacaaaaaggtgatcataaattaacattaaaatttgaattaCTGTTTACAGGAGGTTATGTCACCTACCAACTAGCAAGTCAGGATTTCCATAAGTGGGTTCTGAAAGGTAAAAAgagttttacattaaaaacaataaaaccacaacaAGTTAAGATAAAGTCTCTGTCATGTAAGTCTTGAGTAATTCACTTATGTATCTCAGCAAATATTAGTACAAAGATATTTGTCCTTTTTAGCTACTGAAGCCTCGAGTTCTCTTCACGTCTCGCACTGAGGCAGGCATTTGCAGCTGTAGAAGAGAGACCACACACTCAccagagagaaaggagaggaatACCCCAATGAAACCAAGCGCTCCCTTCATGtcagaaaaaatgaataaaggtGAGTTTTCCCCAGCTGATGACCATGTAGAATAAAGCTTAACCTCTTAGACTCTGTACAGCGAGGCATAACAGGAAACCCGACAGGATGGAAGAGACGCAGTGTAACCTTCGGTTACCAGATGTCCAAACAGTGTTACCCGCGGTTACCAGATGTTCTTCGAAGATCTGTCTGACAGCCCTGTGCCTTGGCAGCAGCTCGTCCTCTCTTCAACACACGTTTCTTTAGgactttcttccttttttaaaggGGTGGAGGCAACAAAGATTGTCCTCTCCATTTTCCCAAATAAAAGGGAGCACACCCAAGCTGGGCTGGACTCACATCTGAAAACCCTTACTCCTTAACTCTTGTTCTGCTTTTTAGTCTCAGTTTCTCACAGTCGCAGGCCTGGCCAGCTCACAGCATGTGATTTATTTGCCTTTTGTGCTGCCTCTGCCAAATAGGAAACATAAGTAAACATTTAGGGCTTAGCCTTTTGGGGTGGATGTAATCGTGACACTGCAGGGTGTGCTGTGCAGACAGCCATGATTTCATATTTAGGTTAATTTGACAAAACCTGGACTAAGTTGTTGTCAGAAGTGACCAGCTGTTTAAAAGGCCAACTATCtacacagtaaagaaaaaacatttccaccGTGAGTGTGGGAGACATTTGTTCTTTTATATCAGAAGGAGGTGGTGAGTGTTCTACATCTGCACGACAGTGTCTCTGTCACTACTCAGCACTCTGAAGAAGAGTGTTAAAGAGATGGTTTCATTGATTGAAGGAATAATGAAATGTATGGCGCATGTTTTCTCACGACCATCTTGTTAATTTATGCCGCGGAATCCAAACGCTGGGCCTCTCACAACATCTGTTTGCCGAGCAGCATTTTGATTTAGTAATGACATCAGGAAATGTGTCTTttcagcagaggaggagctCAGAGTTTGGGGGAGGATGGCAGGGGAagaagggggggagggggggcagtcaggggaaagggaaaaaagggaaGCCACAAGATGACGAACAGTCAAAGGGGCGCTGCTCCAAAGTTCCAGTTGTTTCACAACTA includes these proteins:
- the ramp2 gene encoding receptor activity-modifying protein 2, whose protein sequence is MTATSFSLMFSGCFVTLLIWARCTTVDCLVDEKLGTNPATTVGYYSTAMSAQPTYGNPDLLVECKNLTEKCTLFCETCIQFQMPRMTCLSELMDYTCLHTFKSAMKSLNSTDWCIWSNVRGSYSNFSLCTEELSECLRIPWPNPLVEQNFVNIHTEYFKDCPTEELSDPPSAIVFALVVTPICLIPIMVSLVVLKTKNGDGNS